One genomic window of Diospyros lotus cultivar Yz01 chromosome 8, ASM1463336v1, whole genome shotgun sequence includes the following:
- the LOC127807888 gene encoding protein NRT1/ PTR FAMILY 4.4-like produces the protein MDEELGTAGKKLELGSSAAAVEEIMSVDWRGRPCCCNPRRKHGGMPAAAFVLGFQAFEMMAIAAVGNNLITYVFNEMHFSLSRSANTVTNFIGTVFLLSLLGGFLSDSYLGSFWTMLIFAFVELTGFILLCVQAHLPQLRPPHCNMVSSSGQGGGPGCVEAKGFEAFIFFGALYLVALGSGCLKPNIISHGADQFRKEEPKKLSSYFNMAYLAFCIGQLFALTLLVWVQTHSGMDVGFGVSAAAMAVGLFSLVSGTLLYRNTPPRGSVFTPIAQVFVAAISKRKQICPSSSEMLHGGQHINTTCAPSSKFRFLDKACIRSGDGSSSESAWRLCTITQVEQVKTIISVLPIFACTIIFNTILAQLQTFSVQQGNSMNKQLTKHFQIPPASLQAIPYIILIFVVPLYETVFVPVARKFTGNDAGISPVQRIGTGLFIATFSMVSAALMESKRRKAALQGSNQALSIFWIAPQFLIFGLSEMFTAVGLIEFFYKQSLQGMQMHSFFTALTYCSYSFGFFLSSLLVSLVNKVSSTPSGGGWLTHNDLNKDRLDLLYWLLAALSLVNFFNFLFCSTWYSSNPPPKLSDHPNRATP, from the exons atggaTGAAGAATTGGGAACAGCAGGAAAGAAGTTGGAATTAGGATCATCTGCTGCCGCTGTGGAGGAGATCATGTCTGTTGATTGGAGAGGCAGACCCTGCTGCTGCAACCCTAGAAGAAAGCATGGTGGAATGCCTGCTGCTGCTTTTGTccttg GGTTTCAAGCATTTGAGATGATGGCGATTGCAGCAGTGGGAAACAATCTAATAACATACGTGTTCAATGAGATGCACTTTTCATTGTCAAGATCAGCCAACACTGTCACAAACTTCATTGGAACTgtgtttcttctttctctccttgGTGGCTTCCTCTCTGATTCTTATCTTGGCAGCTTCTGGACCATGCTAATCTTTGCCTTTGTTGAGCTCACt GGTTTCATCTTACTATGCGTGCAAGCCCATCTGCCGCAACTAAGGCCTCCACACTGCAACATGGTCTCCTCTTCCGGCCAAGGCGGCGGGCCCGGGTGCGTGGAAGCGAAGGGCTTCGAGGCCTTCATCTTCTTCGGGGCGCTGTACTTGGTGGCACTGGGAAGCGGCTGTCTGAAGCCGAACATCATCTCGCATGGAGCCGACCAGTTCCGGAAGGAGGAGCCGAAGAAGCTGTCGAGCTACTTCAACATGGCCTACTTGGCCTTCTGCATCGGCCAGCTCTTCGCCCTGACCCTTCTGGTTTGGGTGCAGACCCACTCGGGAATGGACGTCGGATTCGGGGTATCGGCGGCCGCCATGGCTGTGGGACTGTTCAGCTTGGTGTCTGGGACGCTTCTTTACAGGAACACGCCCCCTCGTGGCAGCGTCTTCACTCCCATTGCCCAG GTATTTGTGGCTGCAATTTCAAAGAGAAAGCAGATATGTCCTTCAAGCTCGGAGATGCTTCACGGAGGCCAACACATCAACACCACTTGTGCCCCCTCTTCTAAGTTCAG GTTCCTAGACAAGGCCTGCATCAGAAGCGGAGATGGAAGCTCAAGTGAAAGTGCATGGAGACTATGCACCATAACCCAAGTGGAGCAAGTGAAGACAATCATCTCAGTTCTCCCCATCTTTGCCTGCACCATAATCTTCAACACCATCTTGGCTCAGCTCCAGACATTCTCAGTCCAACAAGGAAACTCCATGAACAAGCAACTCACCAAACACTTCCAAATCCCACCAGCTTCTCTCCAGGCCATCCCCTACATCATCCTCATCTTCGTCGTCCCGCTTTACGAGACCGTGTTCGTGCCCGTCGCCAGAAAATTCACCGGCAACGATGCCGGGATCTCGCCTGTGCAAAGAATAGGCACCGGACTCTTCATCGCCACCTTCTCCATGGTTTCAGCCGCACTGATGGAGAGCAAGAGGAGGAAGGCGGCCCTGCAGGGATCAAACCAAGCCCTCTCCATCTTCTGGATCGCGCCCCAATTCTTGATATTCGGATTGTCAGAGATGTTCACGGCGGTTGGCCTCATCGAGTTCTTCTACAAGCAGTCCTTGCAGGGAATGCAGATGCACTCATTCTTCACAGCTCTCACTTATTGTTCTTACTCTTTCGGCTTCTTCTTGAGCTCCCTATTGGTTTCTTTGGTCAACAAAGTTTCCTCCACCCCATCTGGAGGTGGCTGGCTCACTCACAACGATCTCAACAAGGATAGATTGGACCTTCTCTACTGGCTGCTGGCTGCTCTCAGCCTTGTCAACTTCTTCAACTTTCTCTTCTGCTCCACATGGTATTCTTCCAACCCACCTCCTAAACTTTCTGACCACCCAAACAGAGCTACCCCTTGA